The following are encoded together in the Oncorhynchus clarkii lewisi isolate Uvic-CL-2024 chromosome 25, UVic_Ocla_1.0, whole genome shotgun sequence genome:
- the LOC139384192 gene encoding autophagy-related protein 2 homolog B-like isoform X2, which yields MPWPFSESIKKRACRYLLHRYLGNFLQEKLSLDQLSLDLYQGTGSLAQVPLDKWSLNEILESVDAPFEVIEGFIQTISLTVPWASLLQENCALEVKGLEMVFRPRPRMASGLEPMYWSSFMTSSMQLAKECLSQRLTDDLGESFQPLEGLEKFAETIETVLRRVKVTFLDTVLRIEHVPENSKTGIGLEMRINKIVYCDETGEESSSVNVHQPTTFAHKNLQLEGVTVFWDEFSEAARAGFKSSPIPAETEAKLSPSWNPRIICEPHPQFTEPVSSATPFEPMQIGHLSGRIDLSLVLKQNQTMPGAKLDVDGQISTMIVLLSPRQVHLLLDMFGVFSGSGGPEWGKDKRNRPMQQEDEYRLHMELNRCLKKDSMMAGEDPDLFESQTTRTVSSREDVFFSMADMDMSHSLSSLPPLGEPPTVDLDLSLNSNYSPSPGESPSGNATNLWDDYLDVPRQREKQTQESPFLMRDSPLQHKLLRQTSHPTKAHGDESRPELVFRLTLGSLAVCVLHIDPLPPPDAAPSPLAPMAADFFRVVCSDQLPPAGFIQLRTAFDDACPYDHLRFVAQGMKVTYEHCQGSSLHSFSTDVSLGQMELLECLFPSEAQRGVSLRGVQYTELLTFDTPVTTEAPSATCLHLLYKLSERRGPQGGQVRLSTMPRKADFQVELGAVRSELDISIVDRLNSLLQPQKLVTTEMMASHMYTSYNKHISLHKAFTEVFLDDSRTPANTHVSIRVNAPVLSLVVRFPIPDLRSDQERGPWFKKSLQKEVLYLELEDLEVKTEFTGGSSPEQTKMELTFRELVGKFQEQEDQPAARFLRVSHTMDGDMTTSDSGKFDWPRVVLKVNPTAVHSILERVTAEEDEGAEGHSPFSSRRVMYENEEMVIPGDVAEMTEFQEKTMSNSRFILELCLPNVQLSLPNKAFYEKLHNRINNDLLLWEPNAPSPVETVENMPYGVGLSVASQLINAAHYTKDSFSPFRSTGPEEEDSGSEEETMHHYSPASEQCFRSRRKKKPKAQSKTSQSLFSVILTVNHGLVALQTSAKQEDKTILNNRHGEFWLEVKNGVLFSVTQYEGYKDRHYICFHTSNICLYHQGLVEGDTPVSDIKLPCRTRPHWLEPAIYPSETDRASPSEGIGLEDHSMLSVAVKISSQNMERNVKEFLVAVGVRGTTLQHRVVPPKLGWYDQIVDFLNVSDEPVLGYIPPASVTTLHLHLWSCSLDYRPLYLPLRSLLVVETFSISSSVSLDHSSSTLRIILDEAALFLSDKSNAVSVNLMRDYVQVVDMGTLELRITAVKPGVDGELTEPRFELRCSSDVIHIRTCSDSCAALMNLIQYVASYGDLVPPPGPEAKSTCSKHRAKSEASSRPPSQAPPLPDAEQQMLQDLMSEAMEETDNQHSLALQHNGIHEEQNHDLDQPRSDLFLFPDESGNLPQELSPTYPTLHSPLITPAPILVPETDDFCILETPGSRADDRDEEPVVNKLIPDSIEIKDDHFGLPLDSSDSSRGALNFPVPELRYLIKEISVIWHLYGGKDFGSSTFTSSPARSWGCTPHSSPSQTPVRQGRGGGRSGGGRGRNPDVLMEIQLSKVRFQHEVYPQAPVASGSAADQPVSRQVLIVQDLEIRDRLATSQMNKFLYLYSSKEMPRTAHSNMLTVRALHMCPETGQAPQECCLRVSLMPLRLNIDQDALFFLKDFFASLAAEVEMFSPPDQEALCVSMKKPSAPEVSCSFTKNGGGSQDPAPIISVPAQSRSSLSLNGLTLPSNSDSGESEVATASSFTDQPIFFREFRFTSEVPIRLDYHGKHVSMEQGTFAGIVIGLTQLNCSELKLRRLCYRQGLLGVDKLFSYAINEWLNDIKKNQLPGLLGGVGPIHSLVQLVQGFRDLVWLPIEQYRKDGRVVRGLQRGTASFGTSTAMAALELTNRMVRTIQAAAETAYDMVSPGSDEREIKRIKRFSHYRFAHQPVDLREGVANAYSVVKEGITDTALTIYDTATREHEQRGMTGAVGGVLRQLPPAVVKPLIMATEATSNVLGGMRNQIHPDARQEESQKWRQGEE from the exons ATGCCTTGGCCATTTTCTGAGTCTATAAAGAAGCGGGCATGCAGATACCTTTTGCATCGGTATTTGGGCAATTTCCTACAAGAGAAACTGAGTTTAGATCAGCTTAGCTTAGACCTCTATCAAGGCACTGGATCCCTGGCACAAGTGCCGTTGGACAAGTGG TCTTTGAATGAGATTTTGGAGTCAGTGGATGCCCCCTTCGAGGTAATAGAGGGCTTCATCCAGACCATCTCCCTGACCGTACCATGGGCGTCCCTGCTGCAGGAGAACTGTGCCCTCGAGGTCAAGGGACTGGAGATGGTGTTCAGACCCAGACCACGCATGG CATCAGGTTTGGAACCCATGTACTGGTCCAGCTTCATGACAAGCAGCATGCAGCTTGCCAAAGAGTGTCTGAGCCAGAGACTAACGGATGACTTGGGGGAAAGCTTTCAGCCACTAGAGGGATTGGAGAAGTTTGCAGAGACCATAGAAACAG TTCTGAGAAGAGTCAAGGTGACTTTTTTGGACACGGTTCTCAGAATAGAACATGTTCCAGAAAACTCCAAAACAGGAATCGGTCTTGAGATGCGAATCAACAA GATTGTTTATTGTGATGAGACGGGCGAGGAGAGCTCCAGTGTGAATGTGCACCAGCCCACCACGTTTGCACATAAAAACCTGCAACTGGAGGGAGTCACCGTCTTCTGGGACGAGTTTTCAGAGGCGGCCAGAGCTGGCTTCAAATCCTCACCCATCCCAGCA GAGACAGAGGCCAAGTTATCCCCCAGCTGGAACCCCAGAATAATCTGTGAGCCACACCCCCAGTTCACGGAGCCTGTTTCCTCTGCAACACCTTTTGAACCCATGCAGATTGGTCACCTTAGTGGCAGAATCGATCTGTCGCTTGTCCTGAAACAGAACCAAACCATGCCTGGAGCAAAG ttgGATGTTGATGGACAGATCAGTACAATGATCGTGCTGCTATCTCCACGGCAAGTTCACCTACTCCTGGACATGTTTGGAGTTTTTTCAGGCTCAG GTGGGCCGGAGTGGGGGAAGGACAAGAGGAACCGTCCCATGCAGCAAGAGGATGAGTATCGGCTCCACATGGAGTTAAACCGCTGCCTGAAGAAGGACTCAATGATGGCCGGGGAAGACCCTGACCTTTTCGAGAGCCAGACCACCAGAACTGTGTCCAGCCGAG AGGATGTCTTCTTCTCCATGGCTGACATGGACATGTCTCACAGCCTGTCATCCCTCCCCCCACTGGGGGAACCGCCCACTGTGGACCTGGACCTGTCACTCAACAGTAACTACTCCCCCTCTCCAGGAGAGTCTCCCTCTGGCAATGCCACG AACCTCTGGGACGATTACCTTGATGTGCCTagacagagggagaagcagaCCCAAGAAAGCCCTTTCCTGATGCGGGACTCACCACTCCAACACAAGCTGCTGAGACAGACCT CCCACCCAACCAAAGCCCATGGTGATGAGTCCAGGCCGGAGCTGGTCTTCAGGCTGACACTGGGgagcctggctgtgtgtgttctccacatTGACCCCTTGCCCCCACCAGATGCTGCCCCCAGCCCCCTGGCCCCCATGGCTGCTGACTTCTTCAGGGTTGTCTGCTCCGACCAGCTCCCCCCAGCAGGGTTCATCCAGTTACGCACAGCGTTTGACGATGCCTGCCCCTATGACCACCTCAG GTTTGTGGCTCAGGGGATGAAGGTGACATATGAGCATTGTCAGGGCTCCAGCCTACACAGCTTCAGCACAGACGTGTCCCTGGGCCAGATGGAGCTGCTGGAGTGTCTCTTCCCCTCTGAGGCCCAAAGGGGTGTGTCCCTAAGAGGGGTCCAGTACACAGAG CTCCTGACATTTGATACCCCTGTCACCACTGAGGCACCATCTGCCACCTGCCTCCACCTGCTCTACAAACTGTCTGAACGCAGAGGGCCGCAG GGTGGACAGGTGCGTCTGAGCACCATGCCCAGGAAGGCTGACTTCCAGGTGGAGCTGGGGGCGGTCCGCTCTGAACTGGACATCAGCATCGTGGACCGCCTCAACTCTCTGCTACAGCCACAGAAACTGGTCACCACAGAGATGATGGCCTCTCACATGTACACATCCTATAATAAACACATCAGCTTG CACAAGGCCTTTACAGAGGTCTTCCTTGATGACAGCCGTACTCCAGCCAACACTCACGTGTCGATAAGAGTCAATGCTCCTGTGTTGAGCCTGGTGGTGCGCTTCCCCATCCCAGACTTGCGTTCGGACCAGGAGAGAGGCCCCTGGTTTAAGAAGTCCCTGCAGAAGGAGGTTCTGTACCTGGAGCTGGAGGACCTGGAGGTGAAGACAGAGTTCACAGGCGGCAGCTCCCCAGAGCAGACCAAGATGGAGCTCACCTTCAGAGAGCTAGTCG GGAAGTTCCAGGAACAGGAGGACCAGCCTGCAGCCAGGTTCCTCAGGGTCTCCCACACCATGGATGGAGACATGACCACCTCTGACAGTGGGAAGTTTGACTGGCCCAG AGTGGTTCTGAAAGTCAACCCCACCGCTGTCCACTCCATCCTGGAGCGTGTGACTGCGGAGGAGGACGAGGGGGCTGAAGGCCA ctcccccttctcctcacGCCGGGTCATGTATGAGAATGAGGAG ATGGTCATTCCTGGGGATGTGGCTGAAATGACAGAGTTCCAGGAGAAAACCATGAGCAATTCCCGTTTTATCCTAGAGTTGTGCTTGCCAAATGTGCAATTATCATTACccaacaaagccttttatgagaAACTGCATAACAG GATAAACAATGACCTGCTGTTATGGGAGCCCAACGCTCCCTCGCCTGTGGAGACAGTGGAGAACATGCCGTATGGAGTAGGGCTGTCTGTAGCCAGCCAGCTGATCAATGCTGCACACTACACCAAGGACAGCTTCAGCCCGTTCCGCTCCACTGGCCCTGAGG AGGAGGACAGTGGATCGGAGGAGGAGACCATGCACCACTACTCCCCTGCCTCTGAGCAGTGCTTCAGATCTCGCAGGAAGAAGAAGCCCAAAGCCCAGAGCAAGACCTCCCAGAGCCTGTTCTCTGTAATCCTCACTGTCAACCACGGCCTGGTGGCTCTGCAGACCAGCGCTAAG CAGGAGGATAAGACTATATTGAATAACCGACATGGAGAGTTCTGGTTGGAGGTGAAGAATGGGGTCCTGTTCAGTGTGACACAGTACGAAGGCTACAAAGACAGGCACTACATCTGCTTCCACACCAGCAACATCTGTCTCTATCACCAAG GTCTGGTGGAAGGAGACACCCCAGTGTCCGACATCAAGCTGCCCTGCAGGACGCGTCCTCATTGGCTGGAGCCGGCCATCTACCCCTCTGAGACTGATAGGGCGTCCCCTTCGGAGGGCATCGGCCTGGAGGACCACAGCATGCTGTCTGTCGCCGTCAAGATCTCCTCCCAGAACATGGAGCGCAATGTCAAG GAGTTTCTGGTTGCAGTGGGAGTGAGAGGGACCACACTCCAGCACCGAGTGGTTCCCCCCAAACTGGGCTGGTATGACCAG ATTGTGGACTTCCTGAATGTGTCTGATGAGCCTGTGTTGGGTTACATCCCACCTGCCTCAGTCACCACCCTTCATCTGCACCTGTGGAGCTGCTCATTGGACTACAG ACCCCTGTACCTGCCACTCAGGTCTCTGTTGGTCGTGGAAACATTCAGCATCTCCAGCAGTGTCTCCTTAGACCACTCATCCTCCACTCTCAG GATCATTTTGGATGAAGCAGCGTTGTTCCTCTCTGACAAGAGCAATGCCGTCTCTGTAAATCTAATGCGAG ACTATGTGCAGGTGGTAGACATGGGAACATTAGAGCTGAGGATCACTGCTGTCAAACCTGGAGTGGACGGAGAATTG ACTGAGCCCAGATTTGAGCTGCGCTGCTCCAGTGACGTCATCCACATCAGAACATGTTCAGACTCCTGTGCTGCTCTGATGAACCTCATCCAGTATGTGGCCAGCTATGGAGACCTAGTGCCCCCTCCTGGGCCAGAGGCCAAAAGCACCTGTTCCAAGCATAGAGCCAAG TCGGAGGCTTCAAGCCGGCCCCCTTCCCAGGCCCCTCCGCTCCCCGACGCTGAGCAGCAGATGCTGCAGGACCTGATGAGTGAGGCCATGGAAGAGACAGACAACCAGCACAGCCTGGCTTTGCAACACAACG GAATTCATGAGGAGCAGAATCATGACCTCGACCAGCCTCGCTCTGACCTCTTCCTTTTCCCGGACGAGAGCGGAAATCTGCCACAGGAGCTGAGTCCCACTTACCCTACGCTCCACTCACCCCTCATCACCCCTGCCCCTATCCTGGTCCCAGAGACCGACGACTTCTGTATTCTAGAGACCCCGGGCTCCAGAGCAGAC GATCGGGACGAGGAGCCCGTGGTGAACAAGTTAATCCCAGACTCCATTGAGATCAAAGACGACCACTTTGGCCTGCCCCTGGACAGCAGCGACTCCAGCAGGGGAGCCCTGAACTTCCCTGTCCCAGAGCTGCGCTACCTCATAAAGGAGATCTCTGTCATCTGGCACCTGTACGGGGGGAAGGACTTTGGGAGCTCCACATTCACCTCCTCTCCAGCTAGAAGttgggg GTGTACCCCACACAGCTCCCCCTCCCAGACCCCAGTCAGACAGGGCAGGGGTGGAGGACGCTCCGGGGGAGGGCGGGGCAGGAACCCTGACGTCCTGATGGAGATCCAGCTCAGCAAG GTGCGGTTCCAACATGAGGTATACCCCCAGGCCCCGGTGGCCTCTGGGTCGGCGGCGGACCAGCCTGTGTCCCGGCAGGTGCTCATCGTCCAGGACCTGGAGATCAGAGACAGACTGGCCACCTCCCAGATGAACAAGTTCCTGTACCTCTACTCCAGCAAGGAGATGCCCCGCACGGCCCACTCCAACATG CTGACAGTTCGGGCTCTGCACATGTGTCCAGAGACGGGTCAAGCACCCCAGGAGTGCTGTCTGAGAGTCTCACTCATGCCCCTTCGCCTCAACATCGATCAG GATGCATTGTTTTTCTTGAAAGACTTCTTTGCTAGCCTTGCTGCTGAAGTTGAGATGTTCTCTCCACCTGATCAAGAAG CACTGTGTGTTTCAATGAAGAAGCCGTCTGCCCCAGAGGTCTCGTGCAGCTTCACTAAGAATGGAGGTGGGAGCCAGGACCCTGCCCCCATCATCTCTGTGCCTGCACAGAGCCGCTCCAGCCTCAGTCTCAACGGCCTCACCCTGCCCAGTAACAGCGACTCTGGGGAATCTGAGGTTGCCACTGCATCATCCTTCACTGACCAGCCCATCTTCTTCAG AGAGTTTCGGTTTACTTCTGAAGTTCCCATTCGTCTGGATtaccatgggaaacatgtttcaATGGAGCAG GGAACGTTTGCTGGTATTGTGATTGGGTTGACACAGCTGAATTGCTCCGAGTTGAAACTAAGGCGGTTATGCTACAGACAAGG ACTGTTGGGAGTGGATAAGCTCTTTTCCTATGCAATAAATGAGTGGCTGAACGACATCAAGAAGAACCAGCTGCCAGGACTGTTGGGTGGAGTGGGACCTATCCACTCGCTGGTACAGTTGG